From Xyrauchen texanus isolate HMW12.3.18 chromosome 12, RBS_HiC_50CHRs, whole genome shotgun sequence, one genomic window encodes:
- the LOC127653156 gene encoding PDZ domain-containing protein GIPC1-like translates to MPLGLGRRKKASPLVENEEAEPIRAGLNVPGLDGLDGRGVGLGEGAAREGLPPPPTSLRPRLIFHTQLAHGSPTGRIEGFSNVRELYSKIGEAFGIPPSEVMFCTLNTHKVDMDKLLGGQIGLEDFIFAHVKGQRKEVEVFKGEDALGLTVTDNGAGYAFIKRIREGSLIYQIQVIGVGDMIESINGQILIGCRHYEVAKMLKELPKGKTFVLKLVEPMKAFDMISQRSGSKSGSAQLGTGRGTLRLRSKGPATVEELPSAFEEKAIEKVDDLLESYMGIRDSELAATMVELGKDKKNPDEFAKALDETLGDFAFPDEFVFDVWGAIGDAKVGRV, encoded by the exons ATGCCTCTTGGATTGGGACGCAGAAAAAAAGCATCTCCTCTCGTGGAGAATGAGGAGGCAGAACCAATCCGGGCTGGACTAAATGTCCCAGGGCTGGATGGACTAGATGGACGTGGGGTAGGACTGGGTGAAGGAGCTGCTAGAGAGGGTCTACCGCCTCCACCCACCAGCCTGCGACCCCGTCTGATCTTCCACACCCAGCTGGCTCACGGCAGCCCCACGGGTCGCATTGAAGGTTTCAGCAATGTGCGTGAACTGTATTCAAAGATAGGAGAGGCCTTTGGGATTCCTCCATCAGAG GTAATGTTTTGCACACTTAACACTCATAAAGTGGACATGGACAAACTTTTGGGTGGCCAGATTGGATTGGAGGACTTTATATTTGCTCATGTGAAGGGCCAGAGGAAAGAGGTGGAAGTCTTTAAAGGAGAGGATGCACTAGGGCTCACCGTCACTGACAATGGCGCTGGCTATGCCTTCATTAAG AGAATAAGAGAAGGCAGCCTTATTTATCAGATCCAGGTAATCGGTGTGGGCGACATGATTGAGTCAATCAACGGGCAGATACTCATTGGCTGTCGCCATTATGAGGTAGCCAAAATGCTGAAGGAATTGCCCAAAGGGAAAACCTTTGTCCTGAAGCTGGTGGAACCTATGAAGGCTTTTG ACATGATCAGTCAGCGTTCGGGGAGCAAGTCAGGCTCTGCTCAGTTAGGAACGGGTAGAGGAACTCTGCGCCTGAGATCAAAAGGACCAGCCACCGTAGAGGAACTG CCCTCAGCGTTTGAGGAAAAAGCCATTGAAAAAGTCGATGACCTTTTAGAGAGCTACATGGGCATTAGAGACAGTGAACTCG CTGCTACGATGGTGGAGCTCGGAAAGGACAAAAAGAACCCAGATGAGTTTGCCAAAGCTTTGGATGAGACTCTGGGTGACTTTGCATTTCCAGATGAATTTGTGTTTGATGTGTGGGGTGCCATAGGCGATGCAAAGGTTGGTCGCGTGTAA